One Brassica napus cultivar Da-Ae chromosome C4, Da-Ae, whole genome shotgun sequence genomic region harbors:
- the LOC106375139 gene encoding protein unc-13 homolog, with protein MNHHHRRESFSVTISNMGGGSTVLCPNTDLLWPFGKLNGLEPDDIRETAYEIFFTACRSSPGFGGRTALTFYSTHNNNDNHGEAGGGGGGGSNGGGSGSGFGFSGRKEVVTTPTSRVKRALGLKMLKRSPSRRMSTIGVAGGAGTNSLSPGGGSGSGHINISPGTGFLTVQPTRPRRPLTSAEIMRQQMRVTEQSDSRLRKTLLRTLVGQTGRRAETIILPLELLRHLKTSEFGDGPEYQLWQRRQLKVLEAGLLLHPSIPLDKTNNYAMRLREIVRQSENKPIDTSKTSDTMRTLCNVIVSLAWRSTNGNPSDVCHWADGFPLSIHLYVALLQSIFDVRDETLVLDEIDEMLELMKKTWSTLGITRPVHNLCFTWVLFHQYVVTSQMEPDLLGASHAMLAEVANDAKKLDREALYVKLLTSVLASMQGWTEKRLLSYHDYFQRGNVGLIENLLPLALSSSKILGEDVTISQGKGDVKLIDYSGDRVDYYIRASIKTAFSKVIENTKAKILATEEGEEAAATLLHLAKETEELALRERECFSPILKRWHSVAAGVASVSLHQCYGSILMQYLAGRFFISRDTVEVLQTAGKLEKVLVQMVAEDSEEFDDGGKGLVQEMVPYEVDSIILRLLRQWIEENLKRVQECLFRAKETETWNPKSKSEPYAQSAGELMKLAKEIIDEFFEIPIGITEDLVHDLVEGLEQLFQEYTTFVASCGSRQSYIPTLPPLTRCNRDSGFLKLWKRATPCTAVREDFSHVAPALSDGHHARPSTSRGTQRLYIRLNTLHFLSSHIHSLNKTLSLNPRVLPATRKRYRHRNNNSSSYFDFTYAGIESACQHVSEVAAYRLIFLDSNSVLYESLYVGEVANTRIRPALRIMKQNLTLMSAILADRAQALAMREVMKSSFEAFLMVLLAGGFSRVFYRSDHSLIEEDFESLKRVFCTCGEGLIPEDIVDRDAETVEGVIQLMSQPTEQLMEDFSIVTCETSGMGMVGSKQKLPMPPTTGRWNRSDPNTILRVLCHRNDRVANQFLKKSFQLPKRR; from the exons ATGAACCATCATCACCGACGTGAGTCATTCTCGGTGACTATCTCTAACATGGGAGGTGGTTCCACGGTGCTTTGTCCTAATACCGACCTTCTTTGGCCGTTCGGGAAGCTCAACGGTCTTGAACCTGATGATATCCGCGAGACGGCTTACGAGATCTTCTTCACGGCTTGTCGGTCATCACCAGGTTTTGGTGGTAGGACTGCTCTCACGTTCTACTCTACGCACAACAACAACGACAATCATGGAGaagcaggaggaggaggaggaggaggatcaaATGGTGGTGGCTCTGGTTCAGGGTTTGGGTTTTCAGGGAGGAAAGAGGTGGTGACAACCCCTACAAGCCGGGTTAAACGGGCTTTAGGGTTGAAGATGCTTAAAAGGTCACCGTCTAGGCGAATGTCTACGATAGGAGTGGCTGGAGGAGCCGGGACAAACTCGTTATCACCTGGTGGTGGAAGTGGCTCAGGACACATTAACATTAGCCCCGGAACCGGGTTCTTGACGGTTCAGCCTACTCGGCCTAGAAGACCGTTAACTTCGGCGGAGATTATGAGGCAACAAATGAGGGTAACAGAACAGAGTGATAGCCGGCTTCGAAAAACCTTGTTGAGAACGCTTGTTGGTCAA ACTGGTAGAAGAGCAGAGACGATAATCTTACCGCTAGAGCTTCTCCGACACTTGAAAACATCAGAGTTCGGTGATGGTCCCGAGTACCAGCTCTGGCAACGAAGACAACTCAAAGTTCTTGAAGCTGGTCTTCTCCTACACCCATCGATTCCTCTAGACAAAACCAACAACTACGCAATGCGTTTAAGAGAAATCGTTAGACAAAGCGAGAACAAACCCATCGACACAAGCAAAACCTCAGACACAATGAGAACACTATGCAACGTAATCGTGTCTTTAGCTTGGCGCAGCACTAATGGAAACCCATCCGATGTTTGTCACTGGGCTGATGGTTTCCCTCTCAGCATTCATCTTTACGTAGCATTATTGCAGTCGATATTCGATGTAAGGGATGAGACATTGGTGCTAGATGAAATCGATGAGATGCTAGAACTAATGAAGAAAACTTGGTCAACACTAGGGATCACAAGACCAGTGCATAATCTATGTTTCACTTGGGTTTTGTTTCATCAATACGTAGTAACGTCACAAATGGAACCTGACTTGCTAGGCGCATCACACGCTATGCTGGCTGAAGTTGCTAATGACGCAAAGAAACTTGACCGCGAAGCTCTCTATGTAAAACTACTGACCTCAGTATTAGCCTCTATGCAAGGATGGACCGAGAAAAG ATTGTTAAGCTACCATGACTATTTCCAAAGAGGCAATGTGGGGTTGATAGAGAATCTTCTCCCATTAGCGTTATCATCATCAAAAATCTTGGGAGAGGATGTGACAATCTCTCAAGGGAAAGGCGAcgttaaattaattgattattcAGGAGACCGTGTGGATTATTACATAAGAGCGTCTATTAAAACCGCATTTTCTAAG GTGATAGAGAACACAAAGGCTAAAATCTTAGCTacagaggaaggagaagaagcggCTGCAACACTACTACATCTAGCTAAGGAAACAGAGGAGTTAGCGTTACGAGAACGTGAATGTTTCAGTCCAATACTCAAGAGATGGCACTCAGTCGCTGCAGGTGTTGCCTCGGTGTCGCTTCACCAATGCTATGGCTCGATCTTGATGCAGTATTTGGCAGGGAGATTTTTTATCTCAAGAGATACTGTTGAGGTTTTGCAAACGGCAGGGAAGCTAGAGAAGGTTTTGGTGCAGATGGTGGCtgaagattcagaagaattCGATGACGGTGGAAAAGGGTTGGTTCAAGAAATGGTTCCTTATGAAGTTGATTCGATTATTTTGCGGCTTTTGAGGCAATGGATTGAAGAGAATCTAAAGAGAGTTCAAGAATGTTTGTTTAGAGCAAAAGAAACTGAA aCATGGAACCCTAAGTCCAAATCAGAACCTTACGCACAATCTGCAGGAGAGTTGATGAAGCTAGCTAAGGAAATAATTGATGAGTTCTTCGAAATCCCCATTGGGATTACAGAGGATCTAGTTCATGATCTTGTTGAAGGATTGGAACAACTTTTCCAAGAATACACTACCTTTGTTGCATCTTGTG GTTCGAGACAGAGTTACATTCCTACATTACCTCCTCTTACAAGATGCAACAGAGATTCAGGATTTCTTAAACTATGGAAGAGAGCTACACCCTGTACCGCCGTCAGAGAAGATTTCAGCCACGTTGCACCAGCGTTATCCGACGGCCACCATGCACGCCCATCCACAAGCCGCGGGACGCAACGTCTTTACATTCGTCTCAACACACTACATTTCCTAAGCTCACATATCCACTCACTAAACAAAACACTCTCTCTGAACCCGAGGGTACTCCCCGCAACCCGAAAACGTTACCGCCACCGAAACAACAACTCTTCTTCCTACTTCGACTTCACCTACGCTGGCATCGAATCCGCTTGCCAGCACGTTTCAGAAGTCGCGGCTTACAGACTAATCTTCCTCGACTCGAACTCTGTTCTCTACGAGAGTCTTTACGTAGGAGAAGTCGCGAACACGAGGATCAGACCGGCTTTGCGGATCATGAAACAGAACTTAACGCTAATGTCAGCGATTCTTGCGGACCGTGCTCAAGCGCTGGCGATGAGGGAGGTTATGAAGTCGTCTTTCGAAGCGTTCTTGATGGTCTTGCTCGCTGGAGGGTTTTCGAGAGTGTTTTACAGATCGGATCATAGTTTGATCGAGGAAGATTTCGAGAGCTTGAAGAGGGTTTTTTGCACTTGTGGTGAAGGGTTGATACCTGAGGATATTGTTGACAGAGATGCGGAGACTGTGGAAGGTGTGATTCAGCTGATGAGTCAACCTACAGAACAACTTATGGAAGATTTTAGTATTGTGACGTGTGAAACAAGTGGGATGGGGATGGTTGGGTCAAAACAGAAGCTACCGATGCCTCCGACTACAGGAAGGTGGAACCGGTCTGATCCGAACACTATCTTGAGGGTTCTTTGTCATAGAAACGACCGTGTTGCTAATCAGTTTCTTAAGAAGTCATTTCAATTGCCTAAAAGGAGGTGA
- the LOC111213586 gene encoding heterogeneous nuclear ribonucleoprotein 1 has product MESDQGKLFIGGISWDTDENLLREYFSNYGEVLQVTVMREKATGRPRGFGFVSFSDPAVIDRVLQSKHHIDNRDVDVKRAMSREEQSPGGSRPGGSFNAASRSFDSGANVRTKKIFVGGLPPALTSDEFRAYFETYGPVSDAVIMIDQTTQRPRGFGFVSFDSEDSVDLVLHKTFHDLNGKQVEVKRALPKDANPGVVGGGGGGGFSGYGGGGYEGRVDSSRYMPPQNAGSGYPPYGGSGYGTTGYGYGSNGVGYGGFGGYGNPSGAPYGNPGVPGAGFGSGPRSSWGGQAPSGYGNLGYGNAPAAPWGGSGGPGSAVMGQGGASAGYGYGANDSSYGAPSGYGAIGGRPNSLGGGYADVSDGSGGYGNHQGNGQGGYGGGYGSGNQALQQ; this is encoded by the exons ATGGAATCAGATCAGGGAAAGCTCTTCATCGGCGGGATTTCATGGGACACCGACGAGAATCTCCTGAGAGAGTACTTCAGCAATTACGGAGAGGTTTTGCAGGTGACGGTGATGCGAGAGAAAGCTACAGGTCGTCCGAGAGGATTCGGATTCGTTTCCTTCTCCGATCCCGCCGTCATTGATAGGGTTCTTCAGAGCAAGCACCATATCGATAACAGAGAT GTTGATGTGAAGAGAGCAATGTCTAGAGAAGAGCAGAGTCCTGGTGGTAGTAGACCAGGGGGTAGTTTTAATGCTGCGTCTAGGAGTTTTGATAGTGGAGCTAACGTGAGGACCAAGAAGATATTCGTGGGAGGTTTGCCTCCTGCGTTGACATCAGATGAGTTTAGAGCCTACTTCGAGACTTACGGCCCCGTGAGCGATGCGGTGATTATGATTGACCAGACCACGCAACGTCCTAGAGGTTTTGGGTTTGTTTCGTTCGATTCTGAAGATTCTGTTGACCTTGTTTTGCACAAGACTTTCCACGATTTGAATGGGAAGCAAGTAGAAGTTAAAAGAGCTCTTCCTAAAGATGCTAATCCTGGAGTTGTTGGAGGTGGTGGGGGTGGTGGTTTCTCGGGATATGGTGGAGGTGGATACGAGGGTCGTGTTGATTCCAGTAGATACATGCCGCCTCAAAACGCTGGAAGCGGTTATCCTCCTTACGGTGGTTCTGGGTATGGTACTACTGGTTATGGTTATGGAAGCAACGGTGTGGGTTATGGAGGGTTTGGAGGGTATGGGAATCCATCTGGTGCGCCTTATGGGAACCCTGGTGTCCCTGGAGCTGGGTTTGGAAGTGGTCCAAGAAGTTCTTGGGGAGGTCAAGCGCCGTCTGGTTACGGTAACTTGGGATATGGAAATGCTCCTGCTGCTCCGTGGGGCGGTTCTGGTGGTCCTGGTTCAGCAGTGATGGGTCAAGGAGGTGCATCTGCAGGTTATGGATATGGTGCAAATGATTCCTCTTATGGAGCTCCATCTGGTTATGGTGCAATCGGTGGGCGGCCTAACAGCCTTGGCGGTGGCTATGCTGATGTTTCAGATGGCTCTGGAGGATATGGGAATCACCAAGGGAACGGGCAAGGTGGTTATGGTGGAGGTTATGGGAGTGGTAATCAAGCTTTACAACAGTGA